A genome region from Baekduia alba includes the following:
- a CDS encoding LON peptidase substrate-binding domain-containing protein: MGEHRTDFPLFPLGMAAVPHEVVPLHIFEERYKAMIGDCLSDGREFGIIWASDDGPKLNGCAMQVTEVLEQHEDGRMDILTRGTRPFRVVEEHFDHVYPAGEIEFLDDKEEPVDPTTIDAAHAAYSSLVEEATDKILEPDVLEPLTAYEMAATVDFGPDAKQGLLDLRSENARMRLLTRLFNAAVKRLDFIERAQARARSNGKVRFG, from the coding sequence ATGGGCGAGCATCGAACCGACTTCCCGCTCTTCCCGCTCGGCATGGCCGCCGTCCCGCACGAGGTCGTGCCGCTGCACATCTTCGAGGAGCGCTACAAGGCGATGATCGGCGACTGCCTGTCCGACGGACGGGAGTTCGGGATCATCTGGGCGTCCGACGACGGCCCGAAGCTCAACGGCTGCGCGATGCAGGTCACCGAGGTCCTCGAGCAGCACGAGGACGGCCGCATGGACATCCTCACCCGCGGCACGCGCCCCTTCCGGGTCGTCGAGGAGCACTTCGACCACGTCTACCCGGCGGGCGAGATCGAGTTCCTCGACGACAAGGAGGAGCCGGTCGACCCGACCACGATCGACGCCGCGCACGCCGCGTACTCGTCGCTGGTCGAGGAGGCGACCGACAAGATCCTGGAGCCCGACGTCCTCGAGCCGCTGACCGCCTACGAGATGGCGGCGACCGTCGACTTCGGCCCCGACGCCAAGCAGGGGCTGCTGGACCTGCGCTCCGAGAACGCGCGCATGCGGCTGCTGACGCGGCTGTTCAACGCCGCTGTCAAGCGGCTGGACTTCATCGAGCGCGCGCAGGCTCGGGCGCGCTCGAACGGGAAGGTGCGCTTCGGCTGA
- a CDS encoding cryptochrome/photolyase family protein: MSSTTAAIVWFRRDLRVHDHPALIAARTDFARVIPLFVLDDRLIRGRYASPARARFMLGCLRALDAALRERGSGLVVRHGDPVDEVVGLARDVDAGAVLWTGDVAPYARRRDTAVTDALRAAGVEPRPHGGGYLVDPSKPRTQGGKPYTVFSPFHRAIGGVERRPVHRAPDALPALPSALRKGRIPGAAALDIADDDVPEPIVAPGEPAARAALERWLDGGLADYEERHDALAGGTSVLSPYLRWGCLSARECEERANRGGGAGAAAFTRQLAWRDFYAHQLLMHPNNVREEFQERYRRTLRWADDAEALQAWKDGQTGYPLVDAGMRQLAATGWMHNRARLVVGSFLTKDLHIDWREGERHFARLLLDGEPAQNNGNWQWIASTGADPAPYFRRLFNPMTQQRKFDPDGTYVRRWVPELRDVPVARLVEPWTMSDAEQRAAGCAIGADYPAPIVDHAHEREVAKARYGAASG, encoded by the coding sequence GTGAGCAGCACCACCGCCGCCATCGTCTGGTTCCGCCGCGACCTCCGCGTGCACGACCACCCCGCGCTGATCGCCGCGCGGACCGACTTCGCCCGCGTGATCCCGCTGTTCGTGCTCGACGACCGGCTGATCCGCGGGCGCTACGCGAGCCCCGCGCGGGCCCGGTTCATGCTCGGCTGCCTGCGCGCGCTCGACGCGGCGCTGCGCGAGCGCGGCTCCGGGCTCGTCGTCCGGCACGGCGACCCGGTCGACGAGGTGGTCGGGCTGGCGCGGGACGTCGACGCGGGCGCCGTGCTGTGGACGGGCGACGTCGCGCCTTACGCGCGCCGGCGCGACACCGCCGTGACCGACGCGCTGCGCGCCGCCGGCGTCGAGCCGCGGCCGCACGGCGGCGGCTACCTCGTCGACCCGTCCAAGCCGCGGACGCAGGGCGGCAAGCCCTACACGGTGTTCTCGCCGTTTCATCGCGCGATCGGCGGCGTGGAGCGCCGGCCGGTGCACCGCGCGCCGGACGCCCTCCCGGCGCTGCCGTCGGCGCTGCGCAAGGGGCGGATCCCCGGCGCCGCGGCGCTGGACATCGCCGACGACGACGTCCCGGAGCCCATCGTCGCGCCCGGCGAGCCGGCCGCGCGCGCCGCGCTGGAACGGTGGCTCGACGGCGGCCTGGCGGACTACGAGGAGCGCCACGACGCCCTCGCCGGCGGCACCTCCGTGCTGTCGCCCTACCTGCGCTGGGGCTGCCTGAGCGCGCGCGAGTGCGAGGAGCGCGCGAACCGCGGCGGTGGCGCCGGCGCCGCCGCGTTCACGCGCCAGCTCGCGTGGCGCGACTTCTACGCCCATCAGCTGCTCATGCACCCCAACAACGTCCGCGAGGAGTTCCAGGAGCGCTATCGCCGCACGCTGCGCTGGGCCGACGACGCCGAGGCGCTGCAGGCGTGGAAGGACGGCCAGACCGGCTATCCGCTCGTCGACGCCGGGATGCGCCAGCTCGCCGCCACCGGCTGGATGCACAACCGCGCGCGGCTGGTCGTCGGCTCGTTCCTGACCAAGGACCTGCACATCGACTGGCGCGAGGGCGAGCGCCACTTCGCACGGCTGCTGCTCGACGGCGAGCCCGCGCAGAACAACGGCAACTGGCAGTGGATCGCGTCGACCGGCGCCGACCCCGCGCCCTACTTCCGGCGCCTGTTCAACCCGATGACCCAGCAGCGCAAGTTCGACCCCGACGGCACCTACGTCCGCCGCTGGGTGCCCGAGCTGCGCGACGTCCCGGTCGCCAGGCTCGTCGAGCCGTGGACGATGAGCGACGCGGAGCAGCGCGCGGCAGGCTGCGCGATCGGCGCCGACTACCCGGCGCCGATCGTCGACCACGCCCACGAGCGCGAGGTCGCCAAGGCGCGCTACGGGGCGGCGAGCGGCTAG
- a CDS encoding class I SAM-dependent methyltransferase — MSPAPSTAEEIRDVNTRYHDGAAADYDAKWGIDFGEIGRSQVLGKLRKALDGELRSFDRGLELGAGTGYFSLNLLQAGLISEATCTDISQGMVDALARNAAALDLEIEARVADAEALPFADASFDLVFGHAVLHHLPDLDQAWREIHRVLAPDGVAIFAGEPSHYGDRIANVPKRAASRVAPAWRALMRAQPAPEGNMDGGAANHQLESMVDVHAFTPDQLSSGPRAAGFADVRVRGEELLANWFGWANRALEATADPETVPWAWKMYAFRGYVGLQKVDQALLETRLPPAVFYNLMVTATK, encoded by the coding sequence ATGAGCCCCGCCCCGTCCACCGCGGAGGAGATCCGCGACGTCAACACCCGGTACCACGACGGCGCGGCCGCCGACTACGACGCCAAGTGGGGCATCGACTTCGGCGAGATCGGCCGCTCGCAGGTGCTGGGCAAGCTGCGCAAGGCGCTCGACGGCGAGCTGCGCTCGTTCGACCGCGGGCTGGAGCTCGGGGCCGGCACCGGCTACTTCTCGCTGAACCTGTTGCAGGCGGGTCTCATCAGCGAGGCGACGTGCACGGACATCTCCCAGGGCATGGTCGACGCGCTGGCGCGCAACGCCGCCGCGCTGGACCTGGAGATCGAGGCCCGCGTCGCCGACGCGGAGGCGCTGCCGTTCGCCGACGCGTCGTTCGACCTCGTCTTCGGCCACGCGGTCCTGCACCACCTCCCGGACCTCGACCAGGCCTGGCGCGAGATCCACCGCGTGCTCGCGCCCGACGGCGTGGCGATCTTCGCCGGCGAGCCGTCGCACTACGGCGACCGCATCGCCAACGTCCCCAAGCGCGCGGCCTCGCGCGTGGCGCCCGCGTGGCGCGCGCTCATGCGCGCCCAGCCCGCGCCCGAGGGCAACATGGACGGCGGCGCCGCCAACCACCAGCTGGAGTCGATGGTCGACGTCCACGCCTTCACGCCCGACCAGCTCAGCTCCGGCCCGCGCGCCGCGGGCTTCGCCGACGTCCGCGTCCGCGGCGAGGAGCTGCTGGCCAACTGGTTCGGCTGGGCCAACCGCGCGCTGGAGGCGACCGCGGACCCGGAGACCGTGCCATGGGCGTGGAAGATGTACGCCTTCCGCGGATACGTCGGCCTCCAGAAGGTCGACCAGGCGCTGCTGGAGACGCGCCTGCCGCCGGCCGTGTTCTACAACTTGATGGTCACCGCGACGAAGTAA
- a CDS encoding class I SAM-dependent methyltransferase, with the protein MSEPAEQPLYLQRDQPQGVPPLALTGERTLPDVPEENYWYRRHLVVYEWIRERVGGLKVIDMACGEGYGSSVLGAAAGEVVGVDANPEAHEHARLRYTTGNVRFARDLVETFGEPADAVVFLQTIEHVRNPDEVLEHFKAIISESASPLVVVSTPNLLTLAPEGAEKSENPWHIKEYRPEEFRALCAAHFASVEVYGLFHARKLAVHELAIKKLGWDAIHKRLGITKRFYDRFTPAISAKDFILTTERPLEGALDFVAVCRP; encoded by the coding sequence ATGTCCGAGCCCGCCGAGCAGCCGCTGTACCTCCAACGCGACCAGCCCCAGGGCGTCCCGCCGCTGGCGCTGACCGGGGAGCGCACGCTGCCCGACGTCCCGGAGGAGAACTACTGGTACCGCCGCCACCTGGTGGTCTACGAGTGGATCCGCGAGCGGGTCGGTGGCCTGAAGGTCATCGACATGGCCTGCGGCGAGGGCTACGGCAGCTCGGTGCTGGGCGCCGCGGCCGGCGAGGTCGTCGGCGTCGACGCCAACCCGGAGGCCCACGAGCACGCGCGGCTGCGGTACACGACCGGCAACGTCCGCTTCGCGCGCGACCTCGTCGAGACGTTCGGCGAGCCCGCCGACGCGGTGGTGTTCCTCCAGACGATCGAGCACGTCCGCAACCCTGACGAGGTGCTCGAGCACTTCAAGGCCATCATCTCGGAATCGGCCTCGCCGCTGGTGGTCGTCTCGACGCCGAACCTGCTGACGCTCGCGCCCGAGGGCGCCGAGAAGTCCGAGAACCCCTGGCACATCAAGGAGTACCGGCCGGAGGAGTTCCGGGCGCTGTGCGCGGCGCACTTCGCGTCGGTGGAGGTCTACGGGCTGTTCCACGCGCGCAAGCTCGCCGTCCACGAGCTCGCCATCAAGAAGCTCGGGTGGGACGCGATCCACAAGCGGCTCGGGATCACCAAGCGGTTCTACGACCGGTTCACGCCGGCGATCTCGGCCAAGGACTTCATCTTGACCACGGAGCGGCCGCTGGAGGGGGCGCTGGACTTCGTGGCCGTCTGCCGGCCGTGA
- a CDS encoding 1,4-alpha-glucan branching protein domain-containing protein has product MAPSARADGRLAIVLHSHMPYVEGFGTWPFGEEWLFEAAATVYVPLLEVLDGPGGDGVTLSVTPVLADQLGAPGVHERLLAFLREMRATTHALDAAGCRESGEPALGDEVERAGGDYARAAAALDALGDGGLARALLAHGAWTSSATHAVLPLVATDAGVRLQLRAGIAAHRARRETEWGGGFWLPECAHAPWLHPLLEEAGVHATCVDLTDVLPNARTPLATSDGPLLVPIDRPVIELVWSEGGYPAGAAYRDSHRKTVHHHNPWANDGAVYDRDRAREQAVADARDFVARVRERVAGGGLSVCALDTELLGHHWYEGLYWLRAVLDEAPRAGLEIVGLDAALRDQRVVAAPDDLPATSWGTPRTLWTWDGPQVADLAFAARDAELRAVAAGVRGALDARAVRELLALQSSDWAFLATRDIAGPYPRERAGGHLAGLEAALKAPGVEDPAVRALAPFGDPGMLLVA; this is encoded by the coding sequence GTGGCCCCGTCCGCCCGCGCCGACGGTCGCCTGGCGATCGTCCTGCACTCGCACATGCCCTACGTCGAGGGCTTCGGGACGTGGCCCTTCGGCGAGGAGTGGCTGTTCGAGGCGGCGGCGACGGTGTACGTCCCGTTGTTGGAGGTGTTGGACGGTCCGGGCGGCGACGGTGTCACGCTGTCGGTCACACCGGTGCTCGCCGACCAGCTCGGCGCGCCCGGCGTCCACGAGCGGCTGCTGGCGTTCCTGCGCGAGATGCGAGCGACGACGCACGCGCTGGACGCCGCCGGCTGCCGCGAGAGCGGGGAGCCGGCGCTGGGCGACGAGGTCGAGCGCGCGGGCGGCGACTACGCGCGCGCCGCCGCCGCGCTCGACGCGCTGGGCGACGGCGGCCTGGCCCGCGCGCTGCTGGCGCACGGGGCCTGGACGTCGTCGGCCACGCACGCCGTGCTGCCGCTCGTCGCGACCGACGCCGGCGTGCGCCTGCAGCTGCGGGCCGGGATCGCGGCGCATCGCGCGCGGCGGGAGACCGAGTGGGGCGGTGGCTTCTGGCTGCCGGAGTGCGCGCACGCGCCGTGGCTGCATCCGCTGCTCGAGGAGGCCGGCGTGCACGCGACGTGCGTCGACCTCACCGACGTCCTGCCGAACGCGCGCACGCCGCTGGCCACGAGCGACGGGCCGCTGCTGGTGCCGATCGACCGTCCGGTCATCGAGCTCGTGTGGAGCGAGGGCGGCTACCCGGCGGGCGCCGCCTACCGGGACTCGCACCGCAAGACCGTCCACCATCACAACCCGTGGGCCAACGACGGCGCGGTGTACGACCGCGACCGGGCGCGCGAGCAGGCGGTGGCCGACGCCCGGGACTTCGTGGCGCGCGTCCGCGAGCGCGTCGCGGGCGGCGGGCTGAGCGTCTGCGCGCTGGACACCGAGCTGCTCGGCCACCACTGGTACGAGGGCCTGTACTGGCTGCGCGCGGTCCTCGACGAGGCCCCCCGCGCCGGGCTGGAGATCGTCGGGCTCGACGCCGCGCTGCGCGATCAGCGGGTCGTGGCGGCGCCGGACGACCTGCCGGCGACGAGCTGGGGAACGCCGCGCACGCTGTGGACGTGGGACGGGCCACAGGTGGCCGACCTGGCCTTCGCGGCACGCGACGCCGAGCTGCGCGCGGTCGCGGCGGGCGTCCGCGGCGCGCTCGACGCGCGCGCCGTCCGGGAGCTGCTCGCGCTGCAGTCGTCGGACTGGGCGTTCCTGGCGACCCGCGACATCGCCGGGCCGTATCCGCGGGAGCGGGCGGGTGGCCATCTGGCGGGGCTGGAGGCGGCGCTGAAGGCGCCGGGCGTGGAGGATCCGGCGGTTCGGGCGCTGGCGCCGTTTGGTGATCCGGGGATGTTGTTGGTGGCGTAG
- a CDS encoding acyltransferase yields the protein MEPVLSPSSIASPPAPPLHLRGDPPPLSGGAIALLRFARRNGMLNRKYARLMVRLAYYKLKHRSRLQLDGPAFIGPDVVLEIGKGATLRLGRWSWIGHGCKIRVHEGHCEVGAKTVMGQECTISAFQNVSIGRECILADRVMLIDFDHGVVEVERPIRDQGIYKRDVRVGHNVWVGYGACFLRGATVGDNCVVGTNSVVTKDVPANAVIAGAPARLLRMRDEPVSLRWA from the coding sequence GTGGAACCGGTCCTGTCCCCGTCGTCGATCGCGTCCCCACCCGCCCCGCCGCTGCACCTGCGCGGCGACCCGCCGCCCCTGTCCGGCGGCGCGATCGCCCTGCTGCGCTTCGCCAGGCGCAACGGCATGCTCAACCGCAAGTACGCCCGGCTGATGGTGCGTCTGGCGTACTACAAGCTCAAGCACCGCAGCCGGCTCCAGCTCGACGGCCCGGCATTCATCGGCCCGGACGTCGTGCTGGAGATCGGCAAGGGCGCGACGCTGCGCCTCGGCCGCTGGTCCTGGATCGGGCACGGCTGCAAGATCCGCGTGCACGAGGGCCACTGCGAGGTCGGCGCGAAGACCGTGATGGGCCAGGAGTGCACGATCTCCGCCTTCCAGAACGTGTCGATCGGCCGCGAGTGCATCCTCGCCGACCGCGTGATGCTGATCGACTTCGACCACGGCGTCGTCGAGGTCGAGCGCCCGATCCGCGACCAGGGCATCTACAAGCGCGACGTCCGCGTCGGCCACAACGTGTGGGTCGGCTACGGCGCCTGCTTCCTGCGCGGCGCGACCGTCGGCGACAACTGCGTCGTCGGGACGAACTCGGTGGTGACGAAGGACGTCCCGGCCAACGCGGTGATCGCGGGAGCGCCGGCGAGGCTGCTGCGGATGCGGGACGAGCCGGTGTCGCTGCGGTGGGCTTGA
- a CDS encoding MBL fold metallo-hydrolase, with product MLQLAPGLATLPSRPAHAFNVHLAGGTIVDAATRHAATRILRAVKDTKITAHAVTHGHSDHQGSSAALVDALGVPFWAPAAEADALRAGDNTALSHDNVITRWQRKHWMGPAVEVDRELREGDALDAGFVVLETPGHSPGHLSYWREEDRTLIAGDVLFGRHPITGRPGLHEPPERFTLDVARNRASIRRVAALRPKLMVFGHGQPHRDPDALERFAAALPA from the coding sequence ATGCTCCAGCTCGCACCCGGCCTCGCCACCCTCCCCAGCCGCCCCGCCCACGCGTTCAACGTCCACTTGGCGGGCGGGACGATCGTCGACGCCGCCACCCGCCACGCCGCCACGCGGATCCTGCGCGCGGTCAAGGACACCAAGATCACCGCGCACGCCGTCACGCACGGCCACTCCGACCACCAGGGCTCCAGCGCCGCGCTGGTCGACGCGCTCGGCGTGCCGTTCTGGGCGCCCGCCGCCGAGGCCGACGCGCTGCGCGCGGGCGACAACACCGCGCTGAGCCACGACAACGTGATCACGCGCTGGCAGCGCAAGCACTGGATGGGGCCGGCCGTCGAGGTCGACCGCGAGCTGCGCGAGGGCGACGCGCTCGACGCCGGCTTCGTCGTCCTGGAGACCCCGGGCCACTCCCCCGGCCACCTGTCCTACTGGCGCGAGGAGGACCGGACGCTGATCGCCGGCGACGTCCTCTTCGGCCGCCATCCGATCACGGGCCGGCCCGGCCTGCACGAGCCGCCGGAGCGCTTCACGCTCGACGTCGCCCGCAACCGCGCGTCGATCCGCCGCGTCGCCGCGCTGCGCCCGAAGCTCATGGTCTTCGGCCACGGCCAGCCGCACCGCGACCCCGACGCGCTGGAGCGGTTCGCGGCGGCCCTCCCCGCGTAG
- a CDS encoding TetR/AcrR family transcriptional regulator, with amino-acid sequence MTPKDDSSLDRERWEAAALDALERGGLGALAVEPLARTLGVTKGSFYWHFKTRQDLIAATVARWERLHVDGPLERLAQVEDPRERLLALLAAASGKPPSIFIRMLDAVDEPVVAAAVARAAEQRVAFAAKAFRELGLSRARARRQALLVYSAYVGRAHLSRDAPELLGDQQALAKHIAEQLIP; translated from the coding sequence ATGACGCCCAAGGACGACAGCAGCCTGGACCGCGAGCGCTGGGAGGCGGCGGCGCTCGACGCGCTGGAGCGCGGCGGGCTCGGCGCGCTCGCCGTCGAGCCGCTGGCGCGGACGCTCGGCGTGACCAAGGGCTCGTTCTACTGGCACTTCAAGACCCGCCAGGACCTGATCGCGGCGACGGTCGCGCGCTGGGAGCGGCTGCACGTCGACGGGCCGCTGGAGCGGCTCGCGCAGGTCGAGGACCCACGCGAGCGCCTGCTCGCCCTGCTGGCCGCGGCGAGCGGCAAGCCGCCGTCGATCTTCATCCGGATGCTCGACGCCGTCGACGAGCCGGTCGTCGCGGCGGCGGTCGCGCGGGCCGCGGAGCAGCGCGTCGCCTTCGCGGCCAAGGCCTTCCGTGAGCTCGGCCTGAGCCGCGCCCGAGCCCGCCGCCAAGCGCTGCTGGTCTACAGCGCCTACGTCGGCCGCGCCCACCTCAGCCGCGACGCACCCGAGCTCCTCGGCGACCAGCAGGCGCTCGCCAAGCACATCGCCGAGCAGTTGATTCCCTGA
- the meaB gene encoding methylmalonyl Co-A mutase-associated GTPase MeaB → MSQAQQTLAQRLLDGDKRALARAITLVESDDPAGWKLVREVFPHTGHAAIVGLTGAPGAGKSTLIGALTKARRAQEREVAVLSIDPSSPFTQGALLGDRIRLTDHFLDPGVFIRSMANRGALGGLSEAALQAALLMDAAGKDDVFLETVGVGQAEVDIIDHADTIVLVLMPGSGDSIQALKAGVMEIPDIIVVNKADHPLTDTMVREIRGVLSLAPQRGWRVPIIKTEAHKGTGVDELIAKLDEHRAFIEAEGTLSERRRRNLRSEVVAICTFRLRRRLEEQLDADTTFAELLEEVVARKLDPATAATRILERLDAAAASRERAEG, encoded by the coding sequence ATGTCGCAGGCTCAGCAGACCCTCGCCCAACGGTTGCTCGACGGGGACAAGCGTGCGTTGGCGCGCGCGATCACGCTCGTCGAGAGCGATGATCCCGCGGGCTGGAAGCTCGTGCGCGAGGTCTTCCCGCACACTGGTCATGCCGCGATCGTCGGGCTGACCGGCGCGCCCGGCGCGGGCAAGTCGACGCTGATCGGCGCGCTGACCAAGGCGCGGCGCGCGCAGGAGCGCGAGGTCGCCGTGCTGTCGATCGACCCGTCGTCGCCGTTCACGCAGGGCGCGCTGCTCGGCGACCGCATCCGGCTCACCGACCACTTCCTCGACCCGGGCGTCTTCATCCGCTCGATGGCCAACCGCGGCGCGCTGGGCGGCCTGAGCGAGGCCGCGCTGCAGGCCGCGCTGCTGATGGACGCCGCCGGCAAGGACGACGTGTTCCTCGAGACCGTCGGCGTCGGCCAGGCCGAGGTCGACATCATCGACCACGCCGACACCATCGTGTTGGTCCTGATGCCCGGATCCGGCGACAGCATCCAGGCGCTGAAGGCCGGCGTAATGGAGATCCCGGACATCATCGTCGTCAACAAGGCCGACCACCCGCTGACCGACACGATGGTCCGCGAGATCCGCGGCGTGCTGTCGCTGGCGCCGCAGCGCGGCTGGCGCGTCCCGATCATCAAGACCGAGGCGCACAAGGGCACCGGCGTCGACGAGCTGATCGCCAAGCTCGACGAGCACCGCGCGTTCATCGAGGCCGAGGGGACGCTGAGCGAGCGGCGGCGGCGCAACCTGCGCAGCGAGGTCGTCGCGATCTGCACGTTCCGCCTGCGCCGCCGGCTGGAGGAGCAGCTCGACGCGGACACGACGTTCGCGGAGCTGCTGGAGGAGGTCGTCGCGCGCAAGCTCGACCCGGCGACCGCCGCGACCCGCATCCTCGAGCGCCTGGACGCGGCGGCGGCGTCGCGCGAGCGGGCTGAGGGCTAG
- a CDS encoding alkaline phosphatase, protein MRRPSRLPLTLGGLGAIVVLGAGASFAVGGTSNPTNDVRAQLNGAKPKNVIFLLGDGMGTQEITAARYYQGAANKLNVDRMPFTGFDTNYTYKFGAVAPYQVDYDPDSASTGTQWATGKKTVDERISQGPSTALNVPGEDYKTILEYAQDAGKKVGDVTTADLTDATPAVLASHINNRNCGGPNDLPAVHCEYAAKSAGGKGSIAEQEVDHKVDVLLGGGRDRFSATNPSHGANLISGGPDDGKSVIESAQRQGYQYVTDAAGLAGVTDKSKPVLGLFHPSNMTVEWSGPAASLGKGNAPAACAETNRPANEPSLADMTTKALSLLENDKGFLLQVEGASIDKQDHATNACGQLGETVAFDKAIGVALDYQKTHPDTLVVVTADHSHTSQIVSEDASSTGLPTGYSTNVTTKDGQTLSLTYGTAGYGGSGSAPLASPPSQQHTGAVVPVWAIGPQGSAVLGTNDHTDLFDLLRGAKDAQSAPSTTTTVTNTTTVTGPTKTVPVPARVGKPRVGLAVGAGATRAGGVAVSVVAVDAKTVTVTLKQGAKTITTKKLRPSGGSARLRAVKAKPGVVRITVTAKGTGGTTTKSSSIRLKK, encoded by the coding sequence ATGAGAAGACCATCCCGCCTCCCGCTCACCCTCGGTGGGCTCGGGGCCATCGTCGTGCTCGGCGCCGGCGCCTCCTTCGCGGTCGGCGGCACGAGCAACCCGACCAACGACGTTCGCGCCCAGCTCAACGGCGCCAAGCCCAAGAACGTCATCTTCCTGCTGGGTGACGGCATGGGGACCCAGGAGATCACGGCCGCCCGGTACTACCAGGGCGCCGCGAACAAGCTGAACGTCGACCGGATGCCGTTCACCGGGTTCGACACCAACTACACCTACAAGTTCGGTGCCGTCGCGCCGTACCAGGTCGACTACGACCCGGACTCGGCCTCCACCGGCACGCAGTGGGCGACCGGCAAGAAGACGGTGGACGAGCGCATCTCGCAAGGGCCGTCGACCGCGCTCAACGTCCCGGGCGAGGACTACAAGACGATCCTCGAGTACGCGCAGGACGCGGGCAAGAAGGTCGGCGACGTGACGACGGCCGACCTCACCGACGCGACGCCCGCCGTGCTCGCCTCGCACATCAACAACCGCAACTGCGGCGGTCCGAACGACCTCCCGGCGGTCCACTGCGAGTACGCGGCCAAGTCCGCGGGCGGCAAGGGCTCGATCGCCGAGCAGGAGGTCGACCACAAGGTGGATGTCCTCCTCGGCGGCGGGCGCGACCGCTTCTCGGCCACCAATCCCTCCCATGGCGCGAACCTCATCTCCGGTGGCCCCGACGACGGCAAGTCCGTGATCGAGTCCGCGCAGCGCCAGGGCTACCAGTACGTCACCGACGCCGCCGGCCTGGCGGGCGTCACCGACAAGAGCAAGCCGGTGCTCGGGCTGTTCCACCCCTCCAACATGACCGTGGAGTGGAGCGGCCCTGCCGCCAGCCTCGGCAAGGGCAACGCGCCCGCCGCGTGCGCGGAGACCAACCGCCCCGCCAACGAGCCGAGCCTCGCGGACATGACGACCAAGGCCTTGTCCCTGCTCGAGAACGACAAGGGGTTCCTGCTCCAGGTCGAGGGCGCGTCGATCGACAAGCAGGACCACGCCACCAACGCGTGCGGCCAGCTCGGCGAGACCGTGGCCTTCGACAAGGCGATCGGCGTCGCGCTGGACTACCAGAAGACCCATCCCGACACGCTCGTCGTCGTCACCGCCGACCACTCGCACACGAGCCAGATCGTGTCCGAGGACGCCTCGAGCACCGGACTGCCGACCGGCTACTCGACCAACGTCACCACCAAGGACGGCCAGACGCTGTCGCTGACCTACGGCACCGCCGGCTACGGCGGGTCGGGCAGCGCCCCGCTCGCGAGCCCGCCCAGCCAGCAGCACACCGGCGCCGTCGTCCCCGTCTGGGCCATCGGGCCGCAGGGCTCCGCGGTCCTCGGCACCAATGACCACACCGACCTGTTCGACCTGCTCCGTGGGGCCAAGGACGCGCAGTCGGCGCCGTCGACCACCACCACGGTGACGAACACGACGACGGTCACGGGCCCGACCAAGACGGTCCCCGTCCCGGCCAGGGTCGGCAAGCCGCGCGTGGGCCTGGCGGTCGGCGCCGGCGCGACGCGCGCCGGCGGCGTCGCGGTCTCGGTCGTGGCGGTCGACGCCAAGACCGTGACGGTCACGCTCAAGCAGGGCGCGAAGACCATCACCACCAAGAAGCTCCGGCCCTCCGGCGGCAGCGCCCGCCTGCGGGCGGTCAAGGCCAAGCCGGGCGTGGTGCGCATCACGGTCACCGCGAAGGGCACCGGCGGCACGACGACCAAGTCGTCGTCGATCCGCCTCAAGAAGTAG
- a CDS encoding helix-turn-helix transcriptional regulator yields the protein MSDATINARARELGDLLRARRGALQPADVGLPDGAPRRRTTGLRREEVARLAAISPTYYTFLEQGRDMRPSRQVLDALATALRLDEAERAHLHALVHDAPPSTTDSEAGEQVDDEVVALVARLDPHPAYVTGRRWDVLAANRAARALWTDWPARAPQERNMVWFMLCDPQAREVFVDWEAEAGAQLARFRAAAARHADDPTFAELIARLHASSPEMRAWWPRHAIAPLGGGRKRLRHPALGELELRHTVLNVADAPEQKLVAFRAASADATRIAALVDRG from the coding sequence ATGAGCGACGCCACCATCAACGCGCGGGCCCGTGAGCTCGGCGACCTGCTCCGCGCCCGCCGCGGCGCGCTGCAGCCCGCGGACGTCGGGCTGCCCGACGGCGCGCCGCGCCGGCGGACGACCGGCCTGCGGCGCGAGGAGGTCGCGCGGCTCGCGGCGATCTCGCCGACCTACTACACGTTCCTGGAGCAGGGCCGCGACATGCGCCCGTCGCGGCAGGTGCTCGACGCGCTGGCCACCGCGTTGCGCCTCGACGAGGCCGAGCGCGCGCACCTCCACGCGCTGGTGCACGACGCGCCGCCGTCGACGACGGACTCCGAGGCCGGCGAGCAGGTCGATGACGAGGTCGTCGCGCTCGTCGCGCGCCTCGACCCGCACCCCGCCTACGTCACCGGTCGGCGCTGGGACGTCCTCGCGGCCAACCGCGCGGCGCGGGCGCTGTGGACCGACTGGCCGGCGCGCGCGCCGCAGGAGCGCAACATGGTGTGGTTCATGCTGTGCGACCCGCAGGCCCGTGAGGTCTTCGTCGACTGGGAGGCCGAGGCCGGCGCGCAGCTCGCGCGCTTCCGCGCCGCCGCGGCGCGGCACGCCGACGACCCGACGTTCGCCGAGCTGATCGCCCGGCTGCACGCGTCGAGCCCGGAGATGCGCGCGTGGTGGCCGCGGCACGCGATCGCCCCGCTGGGCGGCGGACGCAAGCGACTGCGCCATCCCGCGCTCGGCGAGCTCGAGCTCCGGCACACCGTGCTCAACGTCGCCGACGCGCCCGAGCAGAAGCTCGTGGCCTTCCGGGCCGCCTCGGCCGACGCCACGCGGATCGCCGCGCTCGTCGACCGGGGCTGA